GGGGCCCACCAGTTCAGGTCGCCGAGAACCGTCATCGTGGCCGGGACGAGCAGCAGCCGCACCAGCGTCGCGTCGATCAGCACGGCCACCGCCAGCGAGAAGCCGACCTCCTTGATGACCAGCAGCTCGCCGGCGACGAACCCGGCGAACACGGCCACGATGATCGCCGCGGCGGACGTGATGACCCGCCCGGACCGCTGCAGGCCGAGGCGGACGGACTCGTCGTTGCTCGCGCCGGCGTCGTGCAGCTCCTTGATGCGCGAGAGCAGGAACACCTCGTAGTCCATCGCGAGGCCGAACGCGAAGGCGATGACGAGCGCGAGGACGTACGTCTCGATGCCGCCGGTGGACTCGAAGCCCAGCAGGCCGGACAGGTGCCCGTCCTGGAACACCCAGACCAGCACGCCGAGCGACGCGCACAGCGACACGGCGTTGGTGAGCAGCGCCTTGACCGGCACGAGCAGCGATCCGGTCATGAGGAACAGCAGGACCAGCGTCGCGAGCGCCACCACCCCGAGCGCCCAGGGGGCGCGGTCGAACAGGGCGTCGGTGAAGTCGATCTGGTTGGCCGCCTGCCCGCCGACCCACGCGTCGAACGGCAGGTCCAGGTCGCGCAGCCCGTGCACGACCTCCTGGGCGACGGCGCCGCCGGGGTCGGTGCTGTCGGGGCGCACCCCGATGACGACCACGGAGTCGCGCACCGCGGGCGGGTCGACGGAGGCGACGCCGTCGAGCGCCTCGATCTCCGGGACGGCCGCGACGGCGTCGGCCTCGCCGGTCTGCGCGACCAGCACCACGGACGGCGAGGACGACGCCGGGTACTGCTCCGCGAGCACGCGCACGAACTCGCGCTGGGGGCTGGACATCGGCAGCAGCTGCGTCGTGGAGTTGCGGAGCTCGACGTGCAGCAGCGGGGACGCGAGCACGAGCAGCACGGCCAGCGAGCCGCCCATCACCCACCAGGGTCGGCGCTGCACGCGCCCGGCGAGGCGGGAGAACGTCCCCTCCTCGGACGCGACGTCGGCGGTGCGGGCCAGGACGCTCCGCACGCCCGGCACCCGGGCGAGCACGCTCGGGCGGGCGAGGCGGCGCCCCGCGAGCACGAGGAGCGCGGGCACCAGGGTGAGGGCGGTGGCGACCGCGAACACGATCACGGCCACGGACCCGGCGCCGAACGCCCGCAGGATGTCCTGCCG
This is a stretch of genomic DNA from Cellulomonas sp. ES6. It encodes these proteins:
- a CDS encoding MMPL family transporter, with the protein product MFESLGRTVARHPRLTLAVWAVVAVACALLALVGVGGQNLFDRLTTGEPVVPGSDSARATELLAESDTSGASLTLVVQGVDPATEGLADALEPARAEVADVPGVVSVIDPFVLPDGVENPAAAPLLATDGDGFLVVVELDPGLAGDTQDAALHDVEQRLREVPAALDDVAPGATGLVGGTSLIVSAITDQVERDLTTGEAIALPVALLIMVLVFGGFLAAAMPIVGAVASIAGGLGALVGLSYLMDDLESSVVNVVTVLGLGLSIDYGLLIVSRFREELGRALGDDEGRSARRRRGDGAVVTALVTTMGTAGRTVAFSALTVGVSIAGLLVFRQDILRAFGAGSVAVIVFAVATALTLVPALLVLAGRRLARPSVLARVPGVRSVLARTADVASEEGTFSRLAGRVQRRPWWVMGGSLAVLLVLASPLLHVELRNSTTQLLPMSSPQREFVRVLAEQYPASSSPSVVLVAQTGEADAVAAVPEIEALDGVASVDPPAVRDSVVVIGVRPDSTDPGGAVAQEVVHGLRDLDLPFDAWVGGQAANQIDFTDALFDRAPWALGVVALATLVLLFLMTGSLLVPVKALLTNAVSLCASLGVLVWVFQDGHLSGLLGFESTGGIETYVLALVIAFAFGLAMDYEVFLLSRIKELHDAGASNDESVRLGLQRSGRVITSAAAIIVAVFAGFVAGELLVIKEVGFSLAVAVLIDATLVRLLLVPATMTVLGDLNWWAPAPLRRLHARLAITH